One segment of Streptomyces sp. NBC_00576 DNA contains the following:
- a CDS encoding TerD family protein translates to MTPGSNIPLPVARVTVDVAAPVRLDVSSLLLTADGKVRSDDDFIFYNQPTGPGVTYRSGGGTTPDSITVDTTAVPPGIEKIVVTASPDAAGQTFQGIEPTATIRNADDSSVLATFTPPQLGSETALVIVEVYLRNGAWKARAVGQGYANGLAGIATDFGVSVEEPAPAPAVQPTPVQPPAPPMAPPAPIGSVSPPPAPAAPPAPPAPALGAGKINLDKGRVSLQKNQTVSLVKGGQPLLSQVKMGLGWEPAYRGKDIDLDASVIAYGPQRNHIDSCYFGKLSIVNGAIKHSGDNLTGEGGGDDEVIVVDLGRLPQEVTGLVFTVNSFSGQKFTEVAKAYCRLLDAATGEELVRFDLTSAEPQTGVMMAKMIKQFSGEWEMTAIGDFVKSRTVRGMVKPAAQSL, encoded by the coding sequence ATGACCCCCGGCTCGAACATCCCTCTTCCCGTCGCCCGAGTGACGGTGGACGTCGCTGCCCCGGTGCGGCTCGACGTATCGAGCCTGCTGCTCACCGCCGACGGCAAGGTGCGCTCCGACGACGACTTCATCTTCTACAACCAACCGACCGGCCCCGGCGTGACATACCGCTCCGGCGGCGGCACCACCCCCGACTCGATCACGGTCGACACCACAGCCGTCCCCCCGGGCATCGAGAAGATCGTCGTCACGGCGAGCCCGGACGCCGCGGGCCAGACCTTCCAGGGCATCGAGCCGACGGCCACGATCCGCAACGCGGACGACAGCTCCGTACTGGCCACGTTCACGCCCCCGCAGCTCGGCTCGGAAACGGCCCTGGTGATCGTCGAGGTCTACCTCCGCAACGGCGCCTGGAAGGCCCGCGCGGTGGGCCAGGGGTACGCGAACGGCCTGGCCGGCATCGCCACGGACTTCGGCGTGAGCGTGGAGGAACCGGCCCCGGCACCGGCCGTGCAGCCGACCCCGGTCCAGCCCCCCGCGCCCCCGATGGCGCCGCCCGCCCCGATCGGCTCGGTCTCTCCTCCGCCCGCGCCCGCCGCACCCCCGGCTCCCCCCGCCCCGGCCCTCGGCGCCGGGAAGATCAACCTCGACAAGGGCCGCGTAAGCCTCCAGAAGAACCAGACCGTCTCCCTGGTCAAGGGCGGCCAGCCCCTCCTCTCCCAGGTCAAGATGGGCCTCGGCTGGGAACCGGCGTACCGGGGCAAGGACATCGACCTGGACGCGTCGGTCATCGCGTACGGCCCGCAGCGCAACCACATCGACAGCTGCTACTTCGGCAAGCTCTCCATCGTCAACGGCGCGATCAAGCACTCCGGTGACAACCTCACGGGCGAGGGCGGGGGCGACGACGAGGTCATCGTGGTCGACCTGGGCCGCCTCCCCCAGGAGGTCACCGGTCTGGTCTTCACGGTCAACTCCTTCTCCGGTCAGAAGTTCACCGAGGTGGCGAAGGCGTACTGCCGTCTCCTGGACGCGGCGACAGGCGAGGAACTGGTCCGCTTCGACTTGACCAGCGCCGAACCGCAGACGGGCGTGATGATGGCCAAGATGATCAAACAGTTCTCGGGCGAGTGGGAGATGACGGCGATCGGTGACTTCGTCAAGTCCCGCACGGTCAGGGGCATGGTGAAGCCGGCGGCCCAGTCACTGTAA
- a CDS encoding zinc-dependent alcohol dehydrogenase family protein, protein MKAAVIESVGRAVVMEVPDPTPGPRDVVVEVAACGLCGTDLHILQGEFAPTLPIVPGHEFAGEVVGVGTAVTELSIGDRVAVDPSLYCHECRYCRVGHNNMCERWAAIGVTTAGGAAQYAVAPVANCVRLPDHIRTQDAALVEPLSCAVRGYDVLRTRLGAHVLIYGSGTMGLMMLELAKRTGAASVDVVDINAQRLSTAQLLGVTGSATNADELERPQGWDVVVDATGNAAAIQDGLDRVAKAGTFLQFGVADYATRVTIDPYRIYNQEITITGSMAVLHSFERAAELFAAGVLDPEVFISDRLPLDQYPQALDQFASGVGRKIVVVP, encoded by the coding sequence ATGAAGGCCGCCGTCATCGAGTCCGTGGGCCGCGCCGTCGTCATGGAGGTCCCGGACCCGACACCAGGCCCCCGCGACGTCGTCGTCGAGGTCGCGGCCTGCGGCCTGTGCGGCACCGATCTGCACATCCTCCAGGGCGAGTTCGCCCCCACCCTGCCGATCGTGCCGGGGCACGAGTTCGCGGGCGAGGTGGTCGGCGTCGGTACGGCGGTCACGGAACTGTCGATCGGCGACCGCGTGGCCGTGGACCCCTCCCTCTACTGCCACGAGTGCCGGTACTGCCGCGTCGGCCACAACAACATGTGCGAACGCTGGGCGGCGATCGGCGTGACCACGGCGGGCGGCGCGGCACAGTACGCAGTCGCCCCGGTCGCCAACTGCGTACGTCTGCCCGACCACATCCGCACCCAGGACGCGGCGCTGGTGGAGCCCCTGTCGTGCGCGGTACGGGGCTACGACGTACTCCGGACCCGACTCGGCGCCCACGTCCTGATCTACGGCTCGGGAACGATGGGCCTGATGATGCTGGAGCTGGCCAAGCGAACGGGCGCGGCGAGTGTCGACGTGGTGGACATCAACGCCCAGCGCCTGTCGACGGCTCAGTTGCTCGGGGTGACGGGGTCGGCGACGAACGCGGACGAGCTGGAGCGTCCCCAGGGCTGGGACGTGGTGGTGGACGCGACGGGCAACGCGGCGGCGATCCAGGACGGCCTGGACCGGGTCGCGAAGGCGGGCACGTTCCTCCAGTTCGGCGTCGCGGACTACGCGACCCGGGTCACGATCGACCCGTACCGCATCTACAACCAGGAGATCACCATCACCGGATCGATGGCGGTCCTGCACAGCTTCGAACGGGCGGCGGAGCTGTTCGCGGCGGGTGTCCTGGACCCGGAGGTGTTCATCAGCGACCGCCTGCCCCTGGACCAGTACCCGCAGGCCCTGGACCAGTTCGCCTCAGGCGTGGGCCGAAAGATCGTGGTGGTGCCGTAG
- a CDS encoding carbohydrate ABC transporter permease: MSATAETPETAVPVRPRRARGASLGLLAWLAGILFFLPIAWMALTSFHSEEDAATNPPSFGAALTLDGYREFFGTGGGASPWPSLINSTVASVVSTLCVLLLALPAAYALSIRPVKKWTDVLFFFLSTKMLPVVAGLLPIYLFAKNTDMLDNIWLLVILYTSMNLPIAVWMMQSFLSEVPVAIIEAARVDGARLPTVLTRVVAPIALPGIAATSLICFIFSWNELLFARVLTGVVAETAPVFLTGFITSQGLFLAKVCAASLVISLPVLAAGFAAQDKLVQGLSLGAVK; the protein is encoded by the coding sequence ATGAGCGCCACGGCTGAAACGCCAGAAACGGCAGTACCCGTACGCCCCCGCCGCGCACGAGGAGCGAGCCTGGGCCTGCTGGCCTGGCTGGCGGGCATCCTCTTCTTCCTCCCGATCGCGTGGATGGCCCTGACGTCCTTCCACTCGGAGGAGGACGCGGCGACCAACCCCCCGTCCTTCGGCGCCGCGCTGACCCTCGACGGCTACCGCGAGTTCTTCGGCACGGGAGGCGGCGCGAGCCCATGGCCGTCCCTGATCAACTCGACGGTGGCGTCGGTGGTGTCGACGCTGTGCGTCCTGCTCCTGGCGCTGCCGGCGGCGTACGCCCTCTCCATCCGCCCGGTGAAGAAGTGGACGGACGTCCTGTTCTTCTTCCTGTCGACGAAGATGCTGCCGGTGGTGGCGGGCCTGCTGCCGATCTACCTCTTCGCCAAGAACACGGACATGCTGGACAACATCTGGCTGCTGGTCATTCTCTACACCTCCATGAACCTGCCGATCGCGGTGTGGATGATGCAGTCCTTCCTCTCCGAGGTCCCGGTGGCGATCATCGAGGCGGCCAGGGTGGACGGAGCACGCCTCCCCACGGTCCTGACCCGGGTGGTGGCCCCGATAGCCCTCCCCGGCATCGCGGCAACGTCCCTCATCTGCTTCATCTTCAGCTGGAACGAACTGCTGTTCGCGCGGGTGCTGACGGGTGTGGTCGCGGAAACGGCCCCCGTCTTCCTGACCGGCTTCATCACCAGCCAGGGCCTGTTCCTGGCGAAGGTGTGCGCCGCGTCGCTCGTCATCTCCCTGCCGGTGCTCGCCGCAGGTTTCGCCGCCCAGGACAAGCTGGTCCAGGGCCTTTCGTTGGGAGCCGTGAAATGA
- a CDS encoding carbohydrate ABC transporter permease: MTATTTAPTAAAPSVRAEKRPSNRMRAWATRAPLLPALIFMIAVTQLPFVATLVISFFDWNALYPNARRFTGFANYTEVLTDADLRHSVWTTVLLTAAVVLASLILGLGLALLLDRRFRGRGLVRTLLIAPFLVVPVAAALLWKHVLYNPEYGLLNGLLHYVGGPQPDWISNTPLLAVEASLVWQWTPFMMLILLAGLQSRDQQQIEAAKVDGANDWQIFRHLTLPHLRRYLELGALLGSIYIVQNFDAVFTITSGGLGTANLPYTVYQSFYQAHENGLASAAGVLVVIGSIIIATFALRVVSSLFREEASRA, encoded by the coding sequence ATGACCGCGACCACGACAGCCCCGACAGCCGCCGCACCATCCGTACGCGCCGAGAAGCGCCCCTCGAACCGAATGCGCGCCTGGGCCACCCGGGCCCCGCTGCTCCCCGCCCTGATCTTCATGATCGCCGTGACCCAACTCCCGTTCGTGGCCACCCTGGTGATCTCGTTCTTCGACTGGAACGCGCTCTACCCCAACGCCCGCCGTTTCACGGGCTTCGCCAACTACACGGAGGTCCTGACCGACGCGGACCTGCGCCACTCGGTGTGGACGACGGTCCTGCTCACCGCGGCGGTGGTCCTCGCCAGCCTGATCCTGGGCCTGGGTCTCGCCCTTCTCCTGGACCGCAGGTTCCGCGGCAGGGGCCTCGTCCGCACGCTCCTCATCGCCCCCTTCCTGGTGGTCCCGGTGGCGGCGGCCCTGCTCTGGAAGCACGTGCTCTACAACCCCGAATACGGCCTGCTCAACGGCCTGTTGCACTACGTGGGAGGCCCTCAGCCGGACTGGATCTCGAACACCCCGCTGCTCGCGGTGGAGGCCTCACTGGTCTGGCAGTGGACGCCGTTCATGATGCTGATCCTGCTGGCCGGACTGCAGAGTCGCGACCAGCAGCAGATCGAGGCGGCGAAGGTGGACGGCGCGAACGACTGGCAGATCTTCCGCCATCTGACCCTCCCCCACCTGCGCCGCTATCTCGAACTCGGCGCCCTGCTGGGCTCGATCTACATCGTCCAGAACTTCGACGCGGTGTTCACCATCACCTCGGGCGGCCTGGGCACGGCGAACCTCCCCTACACCGTCTACCAGAGCTTCTACCAGGCCCATGAGAACGGCCTGGCCTCCGCGGCCGGCGTCCTGGTGGTCATCGGCTCGATCATCATCGCGACCTTCGCCCTGCGCGTGGTCTCGTCCCTGTTCCGCGAGGAGGCGTCCCGAGCATGA
- a CDS encoding ABC transporter substrate-binding protein produces the protein MRTPSRRRPRATLALAAAGTLLTPLLSGCWAGAGGSGSGGDAVNVLMVNNPQMVELQKLTAAHFTKETGIKVNFTVLPENDVRDKISQDFANQAGQYDVATLSNYEIPIYARNGWLHEMNTYVAKDSAYDEQDVLTPMRQSLTGDDGKLYGQPFYGESSFLMYRKDVFDAKGLTMPPHPTWTQVADLAAKADGAESGMKGICLRGLPGWGEVMAPLTTVVNTFGGTWFDRNWKARLDSPEWQRAVNFYVDLVRDHGESGAPQSGFAECLNNMTQGKVAMWYDATSAAGSLESANSPVKGKIGYVPAPVEKTESSGWLYTWAWGIQKASRNPDDAWKFVSWASSKQYEELVGDEIGWSNVPAGKRASTYENAAYRQEAAAFQEMTKEAIEGARPNDPGVQPRPAPGIQFVGIPEFTDLGTKVSQEISAAIAGRQSVESALRKSQKLAEEISEEYEGR, from the coding sequence ATGCGAACCCCGAGCCGACGGAGGCCGCGAGCCACGCTCGCCCTGGCCGCCGCAGGGACGCTGCTCACCCCACTGCTCTCCGGCTGCTGGGCCGGAGCGGGCGGGTCCGGTTCCGGCGGCGACGCCGTCAACGTCCTGATGGTGAACAACCCGCAGATGGTGGAGCTGCAGAAGCTCACCGCGGCCCACTTCACCAAAGAGACCGGCATCAAGGTCAACTTCACCGTCCTGCCCGAGAACGACGTCCGCGACAAGATCAGCCAGGACTTCGCCAACCAGGCCGGCCAGTACGACGTGGCGACCCTCTCCAACTACGAGATACCGATCTACGCCCGCAACGGCTGGCTGCACGAGATGAACACGTACGTCGCGAAGGACAGCGCGTACGACGAACAGGACGTCCTCACGCCGATGCGCCAGTCCCTCACCGGCGATGACGGGAAGCTGTACGGCCAGCCCTTCTACGGCGAGTCGTCCTTCCTGATGTACCGCAAGGACGTGTTCGACGCGAAGGGCCTCACCATGCCCCCGCACCCCACCTGGACCCAGGTCGCCGACCTGGCGGCGAAGGCCGACGGCGCCGAGTCGGGTATGAAGGGCATCTGTCTGCGCGGACTGCCGGGCTGGGGCGAGGTCATGGCCCCGCTGACGACGGTCGTGAACACTTTCGGCGGCACCTGGTTCGACAGGAACTGGAAGGCGAGGCTCGACTCCCCCGAGTGGCAGCGGGCGGTGAACTTCTACGTCGACCTGGTCCGCGACCACGGTGAGTCCGGCGCCCCCCAGTCCGGCTTCGCCGAGTGCCTCAACAACATGACCCAGGGCAAGGTCGCGATGTGGTACGACGCCACGTCCGCGGCCGGCTCCCTGGAGTCGGCGAACTCCCCGGTCAAGGGAAAGATCGGCTACGTACCGGCCCCCGTCGAGAAGACGGAGTCCTCCGGCTGGCTCTACACCTGGGCCTGGGGCATCCAGAAGGCCTCCCGCAACCCCGACGACGCCTGGAAGTTCGTGTCCTGGGCGTCCAGCAAGCAGTACGAGGAGTTGGTCGGCGACGAGATCGGCTGGTCCAACGTCCCGGCGGGCAAGCGCGCGTCGACGTACGAGAACGCTGCCTACCGCCAAGAGGCCGCCGCCTTCCAGGAGATGACGAAGGAGGCCATCGAGGGAGCCCGCCCGAACGACCCCGGAGTACAGCCGCGCCCCGCGCCCGGCATCCAGTTCGTCGGCATCCCCGAGTTCACCGATCTCGGCACCAAGGTCTCGCAGGAGATCAGCGCGGCCATCGCAGGACGCCAGTCCGTCGAGTCGGCCCTGAGGAAGTCCCAGAAGCTGGCAGAGGAGATCTCCGAGGAGTACGAGGGACGATGA
- a CDS encoding DeoR/GlpR family DNA-binding transcription regulator: MTGTAEDRQRHIVRAARATGSVDVTTLAADLGVAKETVRRDLRALEDHGLVRRTHGGAYPVESAGFETTLAFRATSHVPEKRRIAAAAAELLGDAETVFVDEGFTPQLIAEALPRDRPLTVVTASLPVAGALAEAENTSVLLLGGRVRPGTLATVDHWTTKMLAGFVIDLAYIGANGISREHGLTTPDPAVSEVKAQAIRASRRAVFAGVHTKFGAVSFCRFSGIGDLDTIVTSTLLPTAEAHRYSLQGPQVIRA; encoded by the coding sequence ATGACCGGAACCGCGGAGGACCGCCAGCGGCACATCGTGCGCGCCGCCCGTGCCACCGGTTCGGTCGACGTGACCACGCTCGCCGCAGATCTGGGCGTGGCCAAGGAGACCGTACGGCGCGATCTGCGCGCCCTGGAGGACCACGGCCTGGTCCGCCGTACCCACGGCGGCGCCTACCCCGTGGAGAGCGCCGGCTTCGAGACGACCCTCGCCTTCCGCGCCACCAGTCACGTGCCCGAGAAGCGCCGGATCGCCGCCGCGGCGGCCGAGCTGCTCGGGGACGCCGAAACGGTCTTCGTCGACGAAGGGTTCACCCCACAGCTCATCGCCGAGGCACTGCCCCGGGACCGGCCACTGACCGTGGTCACCGCGTCCCTGCCCGTCGCGGGCGCGCTCGCGGAGGCCGAGAACACCTCGGTCCTGCTCCTCGGCGGCCGGGTCCGCCCCGGCACCCTCGCGACGGTCGACCACTGGACGACGAAGATGCTGGCCGGCTTCGTCATCGACCTGGCCTACATCGGCGCCAACGGCATCTCCCGCGAACACGGTCTGACCACGCCCGACCCGGCGGTCAGCGAGGTCAAGGCACAGGCGATCCGGGCATCGCGACGCGCGGTGTTCGCGGGCGTGCACACCAAGTTCGGAGCGGTCAGCTTCTGCCGGTTCTCCGGCATCGGCGACCTGGACACGATCGTCACGAGCACCCTGCTGCCCACGGCGGAAGCGCACCGCTATTCACTGCAGGGCCCACAGGTCATCCGAGCCTGA
- a CDS encoding NAD-dependent epimerase/dehydratase family protein: protein MPAPRTVLLTGAAGGLGTLMRDLLPSYGYELRLLDLLPIEGEPDAITADLTDRAALREAVRGVDAIIHLAGISLESTFDKILKANIEGTYNLYEAAREEGVGRIVFASSNHAVGFTPRPQGDDPLIPVDTPHRPDTFYGLSKSFGEDLAQLYWDKHGLETVSVRIGSCFPEPTSVRMLSLWMSPADGARLLHASLTAEDVGHTVVYGSSANTRLWWDLSTARALGYEPRDDSEPYAEKLIAEQGDLDPENVGHANLGGHFVSDPPIWPY from the coding sequence ATGCCCGCTCCCCGCACCGTTCTGCTCACCGGCGCAGCCGGCGGACTCGGCACCCTGATGCGGGACCTGCTCCCGTCCTACGGCTACGAACTGCGCCTGCTCGACCTGCTCCCCATCGAGGGCGAACCGGACGCGATCACCGCGGACCTCACCGACAGGGCTGCCCTGCGCGAGGCCGTGCGAGGCGTCGACGCGATCATCCACCTCGCGGGCATCTCGCTGGAATCGACTTTCGACAAGATCCTGAAGGCGAACATCGAGGGCACGTACAACCTGTACGAGGCCGCACGCGAGGAGGGCGTCGGACGCATCGTCTTCGCCTCCTCGAACCACGCGGTGGGCTTCACCCCCCGCCCCCAGGGCGACGATCCCCTGATCCCGGTCGACACCCCGCACCGCCCGGACACCTTCTACGGCCTCTCCAAGTCCTTCGGCGAGGACCTGGCCCAGCTCTACTGGGACAAGCACGGCCTGGAGACCGTCTCGGTCCGCATCGGCTCCTGCTTCCCCGAGCCGACCAGCGTGCGCATGCTGTCCCTGTGGATGAGCCCGGCCGACGGCGCCCGTCTCCTCCACGCGTCCCTGACCGCCGAGGACGTCGGCCACACCGTCGTATACGGCTCGTCCGCCAACACGCGCCTGTGGTGGGACCTGAGCACCGCGCGGGCGCTCGGCTACGAACCGCGGGACGACTCCGAGCCGTACGCCGAGAAACTGATCGCCGAACAGGGCGACCTCGACCCGGAGAACGTGGGCCACGCCAACCTCGGCGGCCACTTCGTGAGCGACCCGCCGATCTGGCCGTACTGA